GACCTTCTACTTCAAAACTCTTAAGTTTTTCAGCGCGAAGGTGCTCTTTAAGACTGTTGTTGACATGGTCCTTGACATCGATAGTTATCCCAACATCTGAGTATAGCTTTAAGGCATCTGGTTTTTCAAGCAGGTTGTCCTCAATAACCAGGAAGGCATAGTATCCTGAGTTGGTGAAGTCTTCCTTGAGATTGCTTTCAGATGCTGGATCAATATATTCAAACTTGATAAGGTCCGATTCCCTGATTTTGTCAACATAGGCACCGGTTCTGTCAACTACTGCGATTACCTTGGTCTTGGTGTCGCTCATATTGGCAAGCAAACCCGGGATTACAAACATTGCAGCAAAGAATAAAGGACCCAGTATGGTCATTATCACAAAACTCTTTTTGCGTACCCGGGTCAAATACTCGCGTTTGAGAATTAATGGTATATTGTTCATTTTCAGGCTGGTTTAGTTGGGTTTTTGGCTCTCACCTACTACACGGATAAAGACATCATTCATGCTGGGCATCACTTCCTGGCAGCTGTGGATATGACAGTGTGCCATCACCTGCTGCAGCATCCTGTTGATATCTGCGCCTTCAGGCATCTTTAACAGCAAAGAATAAATGTTGTCCTGCTCTTTTTCTTCAAGTATCTTATAATCTGATCCCAGGGAAGATACTACATTGGATTTGTCTCCGCTAAACTCAATCTTTGCTATATTTTCATTGTAACGACGACGCACCTCATTGACCTTACCCGACAGAATCGCTTTACCCTGGTTGATCAATGTGATGTTGTCACAAATTTCTTCTACCGAACTCATATTGTGTGTAGAGAAAATAACAGTAGCACCTGAGTTCCTTAGGTTCAGTATTTCCTGCTTCAGGATATTGGCATTGATGGGGTCAAATCCGCTGAAAGGTTCATCGAAGATCAGCAGAGCAGGGGAGTGGAGGACGGTGACGATAAACTGTACCTTCTGTTGCATACCCTTGGACAGTTCCTCAACCTTCTTGTCCCACCAGTTTTGAATTTCAAATTTCTCAAACCAAAGCTTGAGCTTCTTAAGAGCATCCTGCCTTGACAAGCCTTTTAGCTGGGCAAGGTAAAGGGCCTGTTCTCCGACCTTCATCTTTTTGTAAAGGCCTCTCTCTTCCGGCAGGTAGCCTATATTTACAACATCTTTGGAAGAGAGCTTTCTTCCATTAAACATTATTGTTCCCTCATCCGGGGCTGTAATCTGGTTGATAATCCGGATCAGGGTAGTTTTTCCTGCTCCGTTAGGGCCCAAAAGACCGAAGATTGAGCTTTCCGGTACCTCCAGATCTACTCTGTCAAGGGCAAGATGATTTGAATATCTCTTGACGACTTGAGAGGCTTGTAAAAACATCATAATTTTTGCTTGGGTAAAGTAATTATTATAAGTGATTTCAAGCAAAAATATGAATTTTTACTTTAGTCCTGTGGTTTATTATGATAATTTATCACAAGGCTTAAGAATCAAGGAGGTTGAGGCGGTTGAGAACGGCATCTCCTTCCATTATCCTGTCAGCTAAAATTTGAATAGTCGTTTGGCTTACCAAATTAAGGTAACGGTCACGAATTACTGCATATTCATGGTGAATAGGGCATGGGGATTCTGACGAGCATTGGCTCAGGCCAATGCCGCACTTTGTAAAGAGTTTGTTCCCTTCGACTGAAGTAATTACATCTACAAGCTTTAGTGGATCGGCATCTGCATCAAAGAAGAATCCTCCTCCTCGTCCACGTACCGAATTGAGCATTCCCTGCCTGACCAATGATTGTAGTATCTTGGCGGTAAACTGCTCAGGAGCATCTATTGCAGCAGCAATCTCACGATAACCGGGGCGATTATTGCCCCGGTTCTTGGTTTCTATATATACTAATGCTCTTATTGCATATTCTGATGCCTTCGACAACATATCCATTCCTTTGAAGGCTAAATTACAGATTTTTTTCTAATTCGATTGCCCTGGGGAAAAGGATATTGTTTTCAAGATGTATGTGACGATGCAGGTCATTCTCAAAGTCATGCAGCTTGGCCAGACCCACCCTGTATGTGTTGCAGCCATCCTGAGGTACTGTGTATCCATTGGTCAGTTCTGATATGAGTCTGAACCTCTCTCCTTCGTCATCATGCTCTTTGTGCATGGCTGCTATTGGATTGGCTATGCTGCCAAATGGAGAGGGTGGAGGGGTGCTGCCCTGGTGTTTTGCTGCAACCAACTGACGAATTCTTGGAAATAATATGGCCTCTTCTTTGCTAATATGACTCATTAGGGCTTCTGCAGCCTGTGCGAATAATTCCCTCACTTTGTATAGCTCAGGATGCCTGTCTCCATGTACTTGTGCAAGTTTTTCAAGATAGGGTGGAATGCTCTGTACATTCTCACGGACATAGGCGTGATGCCTTTCTACAATATGGTCTGCAAGGGCATCCAGTTCGAGTCTTTGCAACAAGTCTGACTCCAGATCTTTCTGTGCTGTCGCTGCATTCAAACTCTCAAGCAGATCATCAACTGGACCGTTGGCTTTCTCTGCTGCTTCTGCAATTGTTATATTACCACCACAGCAGAAATCTATCCCATACTTCTTAAATACATCTGCAGCTCTGAAGTTGTCTGCAACTACGGCTCCGACAATGCTGTTTTTTGTTAGTTCCATGGCT
The genomic region above belongs to Xiashengella succiniciproducens and contains:
- a CDS encoding RrF2 family transcriptional regulator produces the protein MDMLSKASEYAIRALVYIETKNRGNNRPGYREIAAAIDAPEQFTAKILQSLVRQGMLNSVRGRGGGFFFDADADPLKLVDVITSVEGNKLFTKCGIGLSQCSSESPCPIHHEYAVIRDRYLNLVSQTTIQILADRIMEGDAVLNRLNLLDS
- the ric gene encoding iron-sulfur cluster repair di-iron protein, giving the protein MELTKNSIVGAVVADNFRAADVFKKYGIDFCCGGNITIAEAAEKANGPVDDLLESLNAATAQKDLESDLLQRLELDALADHIVERHHAYVRENVQSIPPYLEKLAQVHGDRHPELYKVRELFAQAAEALMSHISKEEAILFPRIRQLVAAKHQGSTPPPSPFGSIANPIAAMHKEHDDEGERFRLISELTNGYTVPQDGCNTYRVGLAKLHDFENDLHRHIHLENNILFPRAIELEKNL
- a CDS encoding ABC transporter ATP-binding protein — protein: MMFLQASQVVKRYSNHLALDRVDLEVPESSIFGLLGPNGAGKTTLIRIINQITAPDEGTIMFNGRKLSSKDVVNIGYLPEERGLYKKMKVGEQALYLAQLKGLSRQDALKKLKLWFEKFEIQNWWDKKVEELSKGMQQKVQFIVTVLHSPALLIFDEPFSGFDPINANILKQEILNLRNSGATVIFSTHNMSSVEEICDNITLINQGKAILSGKVNEVRRRYNENIAKIEFSGDKSNVVSSLGSDYKILEEKEQDNIYSLLLKMPEGADINRMLQQVMAHCHIHSCQEVMPSMNDVFIRVVGESQKPN